Part of the Pseudomonas baltica genome is shown below.
GACACCTTCCATCACCATCTGGCCAGCGAACACGAATTCTTCCCGGAGCTGACTGGCCTGGTGCACATCTCCGGTGTCGAGGACGCCCAGGCGCCGCTCAATACCATCCGCGATGGCCACCGCGTGCTGGTGGGCGACGGCGATATCCTCGGCAACGCGGCGCAACTCGACACGTTGCTGAGCACGGGGTATCGCGGCTATGTGTCGTTCGAGCCGTTCGCCGAAAGCGTTCATGGCCTGAGCGACATCCGCCAGGCGCTGGCGGCGAGCATGGCGCATTTGCGTACGGCGTTGGCCTGATTTCGTGGGCAGCGCCTGCTCCCACAGGGATCAAAAGCGAACGCAAGGCAGCACATAATAATTGAAGGTGTGAACATGACCACAACCCGACTGACCATGGCCCAGGCCCTGGTGAAATTCCTCGACAACCAGTACGTCGAGGTCGATGGCGTCGAAAGCAAATTCGTCGCTGGGGTGTTTACCATCTTCGGCCATGGCAACGTGCTGGGCGTCGGCCAGGCGCTGGAGCAAGATGCCGGCGAGTTGGTGGTGCACCAGGGCCGTAACGAGCAGGGCATGGCCCACGCCGCCATCGGCTTCGCCAAGCAGCACCTGCGGCGCAAGATCTACGCCTGCTGTTCATCGGTGGGCCCCGGTGCCGCCAACATGCTCACTGCGGCCGCCACGGCCACCGCCAACCGCATTCCGCTGTTGCTGCTGCCGGGCGATGTGTACGCCAGCCGCCAGCCCGACCCGGTGCTGCAGCAGATCGAGCAGTTCCACGACCTGAGCATCAGCACCAACGACGCCTTCCGCGCGGTGAGCAAATACTGGGATCGCATCAACCGCCCCGAGCAACTGATGAGCGCGGCCATTCACGCCATGCGGGTGCTCACCGATCCGGCCGAAACCGGCGCGGTGACCCTGGCCTTGCCGCAAGACGTGCAGGCCGAAGCCTACGACTACCCGGACAGCTTCCTGCAAAAGCGCGTGCACCGCATCGATCGTCGGCTGCCCACCGAGGCCATGCTCGCCGACGCCGTGGCGGCGCTGCGCGGCAAACGCACGCCCTTGATCATCTGCGGCGGTGGGGTCAAATACGCCGGCGCCAACGCGCAACTGCAGGCCTTTGCCGAACGCTTCGACATCCCCTTCGCCGAAACCCAGGCGGGCAAGAGCGCCATCGTCTCGGCCCATCCGCTCAACGTCGGCGGCATCGGCGAAACCGGCTGCCTGGCCGCCAACCTGCTGGCCAAGGAAGCCGACCTGATCATCGGTATCGGCACCCGTTACACCGACTTCACCACTTCATCCAAGTGGCTGTTCCAGCACCCCGAGGTGCAGTTTCTCAACATCAACATCAGCCCCGCCGACGCCCTCAAGCTCGACGGCGTGCAGTTGCTCTGCGATGCCAAGGTCGGCTTGCAGCAGCTGTCCGATCACCTGGCCCGCACCGGCTTTCGCTCGGGCTGGAACAACCGCGTGCAACAGGCCCGCGCCGAACTGGATGCCGAGGTCGATCGTATCTATCAAGTGGAATACACCAGCGCCGATTTCGTCCCCGAGATCAACGATCACATGGACCCGGCCGTGCTGCGTGAATTCATCGAGCTGACCGGCTCGTGCCTGACCCAGAGCCGCGTGCTCGGCGTGCTCAACGAAACCCTGCCCAGCGACGGCATCATTGTCGCGGCCGCCGGCAGCCTGCCCGGCGACCTGCAACGCAGCTGGCGCAGCAAGGGCGTCAACACCTATCACCTGGAATACGGCTACTCGTGCATGGGCTACGAAGTCAACGCCGCCTTGGGCGTCAAGCTCGCCGAACCGCAGCGCGAGGTCTATGCGCTGGTGGGCGACGGCTCGTACATGATGCTGCATTCCGAACTGGCGACTTCGATCCAGGAGCGGCGCAAGATCAACGTGGTGCTGCTCGACAACATGACTTTCGGCTGCATCAACAACCTGCAGATGGAACACGGCATGGACAGCTTCGGCACCGAGTTCCGCTTTCGCAACCCGGACAGTGGCCAGCTCGATGGCGGTTTCGTGCCGGTGGATTTTGCCATGAGCGCGGCGGCGTACGGCTGCAAGACTTACAAGGTCTCGACCGTCGAGCAACTGCGCGCGGCGTTGGCCGATGCTCGGCTGCAAACGGTGTCGACGCTCATCGATATCAAGGTTCTGCCCAAGACCATGATTCACAAATATCTGTCCTGGTGGCGCGTGGGCGTGGCGCAAGTGTCCACCAGCGCGCGCACCGATGCGGTGGCCAAGACCCTGAACGAACGACTGGCCGAGGCCC
Proteins encoded:
- the iolD gene encoding 3D-(3,5/4)-trihydroxycyclohexane-1,2-dione acylhydrolase (decyclizing), producing the protein MTTTRLTMAQALVKFLDNQYVEVDGVESKFVAGVFTIFGHGNVLGVGQALEQDAGELVVHQGRNEQGMAHAAIGFAKQHLRRKIYACCSSVGPGAANMLTAAATATANRIPLLLLPGDVYASRQPDPVLQQIEQFHDLSISTNDAFRAVSKYWDRINRPEQLMSAAIHAMRVLTDPAETGAVTLALPQDVQAEAYDYPDSFLQKRVHRIDRRLPTEAMLADAVAALRGKRTPLIICGGGVKYAGANAQLQAFAERFDIPFAETQAGKSAIVSAHPLNVGGIGETGCLAANLLAKEADLIIGIGTRYTDFTTSSKWLFQHPEVQFLNINISPADALKLDGVQLLCDAKVGLQQLSDHLARTGFRSGWNNRVQQARAELDAEVDRIYQVEYTSADFVPEINDHMDPAVLREFIELTGSCLTQSRVLGVLNETLPSDGIIVAAAGSLPGDLQRSWRSKGVNTYHLEYGYSCMGYEVNAALGVKLAEPQREVYALVGDGSYMMLHSELATSIQERRKINVVLLDNMTFGCINNLQMEHGMDSFGTEFRFRNPDSGQLDGGFVPVDFAMSAAAYGCKTYKVSTVEQLRAALADARLQTVSTLIDIKVLPKTMIHKYLSWWRVGVAQVSTSARTDAVAKTLNERLAEARQY